Proteins encoded together in one Streptomyces sp. TLI_171 window:
- a CDS encoding right-handed parallel beta-helix repeat-containing protein, whose amino-acid sequence MDRRGLLKATGTAFGVIGGAQLVGAQGAQAAVTGPVVNVRDCGAVGNGVADETAAFQQAFAAGAGATVLIPPGVYLLTAGMVLAAGTTVSAYGARIVRNDTACSALLKNIDGSDTPGYSGPGRITVLGGTWDMAGATFTRQTDAFAFAHAQDLLIRDCTIVNVPSAHAIELNAMRGVRVLDCVFDGLNTVVDRDKEAVQITGSTSSGNLPAPPYDFKPCVDVQISGCTLRATTTPGYDNFGALCGDHDGAPGVVHTGIRVTGNHIEAATAEAIRVVDWQHAVVSGNTVRGARNAGIDVRSQSRTTPNPLSGILIQGNTVDGTGNADCVNGGVTVAGKAAAPITGLVVSGNVVAGTQGEYGIYVGYAPQAVVSGNSVVGTARNAKASNCQAIQLDYSPNSVLTDNSASAVAGDGMFVNFSDGSTVGGNRIAGCATHGLCVSSNDLAVRNNVISGLNTDGVADKYGIRIGNNAKNVSLQGNQVRRSGAATDATAAIAVLPGTNGAWITGNDLRGWGASAILDQGTGTLTAAGNQS is encoded by the coding sequence GCTCAAGGCCACCGGTACGGCGTTCGGAGTCATCGGCGGGGCCCAACTGGTCGGCGCGCAGGGCGCGCAGGCCGCTGTCACCGGACCGGTGGTGAACGTCCGGGACTGTGGCGCGGTGGGGAACGGCGTCGCGGACGAGACCGCCGCCTTCCAGCAGGCGTTCGCGGCCGGGGCGGGGGCCACGGTGCTGATTCCACCGGGGGTGTACCTGCTCACGGCGGGAATGGTGCTGGCGGCGGGCACCACGGTGAGCGCCTACGGAGCGCGGATCGTCCGCAACGACACGGCCTGCTCCGCGCTGCTGAAGAACATCGACGGGAGCGACACGCCCGGATACTCGGGGCCGGGGCGGATCACCGTCCTGGGCGGGACGTGGGACATGGCGGGGGCGACGTTCACCCGGCAGACCGACGCGTTCGCCTTCGCGCACGCGCAGGATCTGCTGATCCGTGACTGCACCATCGTCAACGTGCCGTCGGCGCACGCGATCGAGCTGAACGCGATGCGCGGCGTGCGGGTGCTCGACTGCGTCTTCGACGGCCTGAACACGGTCGTCGACCGGGACAAGGAGGCGGTGCAGATCACCGGCTCGACCTCGTCCGGGAACCTGCCCGCGCCGCCGTACGACTTCAAGCCGTGCGTGGACGTGCAGATCTCGGGGTGCACGCTGCGGGCCACCACGACGCCGGGCTACGACAACTTCGGTGCGCTGTGCGGTGACCACGACGGTGCGCCGGGAGTGGTGCACACCGGCATCCGGGTGACGGGCAATCACATCGAGGCCGCGACGGCGGAGGCCATCCGGGTCGTGGACTGGCAGCACGCCGTCGTTTCGGGCAACACCGTCCGGGGGGCGCGGAACGCGGGCATCGACGTCCGGTCGCAGAGCAGGACCACGCCCAATCCCCTCTCGGGCATCCTGATCCAGGGCAACACCGTGGACGGCACCGGCAACGCCGACTGCGTGAACGGCGGCGTCACGGTGGCCGGAAAGGCCGCCGCGCCGATCACCGGGCTGGTGGTGAGCGGCAACGTGGTGGCGGGGACCCAGGGCGAGTACGGCATCTACGTCGGCTACGCGCCGCAGGCGGTGGTCAGCGGGAACTCCGTCGTGGGCACGGCTCGGAACGCCAAGGCCAGCAACTGCCAGGCCATCCAGCTGGACTACTCGCCGAACAGCGTCCTCACGGACAACTCGGCCTCCGCCGTGGCCGGCGACGGCATGTTCGTGAACTTCAGCGACGGCAGCACGGTCGGCGGGAACCGGATCGCGGGGTGCGCGACGCACGGACTGTGCGTCAGCTCCAACGACCTGGCGGTCCGCAACAACGTGATCAGCGGGCTGAACACGGACGGCGTCGCCGACAAGTACGGCATCCGGATCGGCAACAACGCGAAGAACGTCTCGCTGCAGGGCAACCAGGTCCGGCGCAGCGGCGCGGCAACGGACGCGACGGCGGCGATCGCCGTGCTGCCGGGCACGAACGGGGCCTGGATCACCGGCAACGACCTGCGCGGCTGGGGCGCTTCCGCGATCCTCGACCAGGGCACGGGCACTCTGACGGCCGCCGGCAACCAGTCCTGA